In the Plectropomus leopardus isolate mb chromosome 5, YSFRI_Pleo_2.0, whole genome shotgun sequence genome, one interval contains:
- the LOC121943644 gene encoding ATP-sensitive inward rectifier potassium channel 1-like, translating into MFGSLNKRIQDCLAERKSRRTRLVTKDGRCNIEYGNIMYSKHLSFLADFWTTFVEIRWRFVLFIFITSFTLSWFIFGLLWYWIARSNGDLTWQNPAEDHTPCVDNVVGLTTAFLYSLETQTTIGYGGRALTPLCPGAVALLIIQSLLGAIINCFMCGVILSKISLPKKRAKTITFSEMAVISPKNGSLALSIRVANLRKTLMIGSQIYGKLLRTTITPDGETIIMDQVNIDFMVDAGKDNLFFVCPLTLYHIIDKSSPFFEMAVDTLQKQEFELVVFLDGTAESTSSACQVRTSFIPQEIMWGFNFLPIISRSKEGKYRVDFSNFSKVVPVATAHCAYCFHNIKGHHHHSRDGRDNQGFEVIDINDPPNVTKM; encoded by the coding sequence ATGTTTGGATCCCTGAACAAACGCATCCAGGACTGCCTGGCTGAGCGAAAAAGCCGCAGGACCAGACTAGTGACCAAAGATGGGCGCTGTAATATTGAATATGGAAACATCATGTACAGCAAACACTTATCCTTCCTGGCTGACTTTTGGACCACCTTTGTAGAGATCCGGTGGCGTTTTGTCCTTTTCATCTTCATCACCTCCTTCACCCTGAGCTGGTTCATTTTTGGCCTACTGTGGTACTGGATTGCCCGCAGTAATGGAGACCTGACCTGGCAAAACCCAGCAGAAGACCACACTCCATGTGTTGATAATGTTGTAGGACTGACAACAGCGTTCCTCTACTCCCTTGAAACCCAGACAACTATTGGGTATGGTGGCCGAGCGCTCACCCCTCTCTGCCCAGGTGCTGTGGCCCTTCTCATCATCCAGTCCCTCCTCGGTGCAATTATCAACTGCTTCATGTGTGGCGTCATCCTGTCAAAAATCTCTTTACCCAAAAAGAGGGCTAAGACCATCACATTCAGTGAAATGGCTGTCATCAGCCCCAAAAATGGTTCACTTGCCCTGTCAATCAGAGTGGCCAACCTGCGCAAGACCCTGATGATTGGAAGCCAGATCTACGGCAAACTGCTGAGGACAACAATCACACCTGATGGGGAGACAATCATTATGGACCAGGTGAACATTGACTTTATGGTGGACGCCGGCAAGGACAACCTTTTTTTCGTGTGTCCGCTCACGCTCTACCATATCATCGACAAAAGCAGCCCCTTCTTTGAGATGGCGGTGGACACGCTCCAGAAACAAGAGTTCGAGCTGGTCGTCTTCCTAGATGGCACCGCGGAGTCCACCAGCTCTGCCTGCCAAGTCAGAACCTCCTTTATTCCTCAGGAGATCATGTGGGGCTTCAACTTCCTACCCATCATCTCTAGAAGCAAGGAGGGGAAATATAGAGTAGATTTCTCCAACTTCTCCAAGGTGGTGCCGGTAGCCACTGCACACTGTGCCTACTGTTTCCACAACATCAAGGGTCATCATCACCACTCCAGAGATGGGCGTGACAACCAGGGCTTTGAGGTGATCGATATCAATGACCCTCCCAATGTCACCAAAATGTGA